In Mytilus edulis chromosome 6, xbMytEdul2.2, whole genome shotgun sequence, the following proteins share a genomic window:
- the LOC139528136 gene encoding C-type lectin BML-1-like, producing MQFIFYRATFSALAFIPLCCLGLEWNTYKGMEYALVTTKMTWIEAQRYCSNFGGVLAQPETADINNYLKSLTDKTTWLWIGASNLPDKTWEWHNPIKPIKFSDWQSTQPSHPNSEHCMVYWKSNEGFKWGDLHCTSKRGFLCQRTKLSEKDSSCSEKKPVGQKCMTICL from the exons ATGCAATTCATATTCTACCGAGCTACATTTTCTGCTCTTG CATTCATCCCACTTTGCTGTCTTGGACTAGAGTGGAACACGTATAAAGGAATGGAATATGCGCTGGTAACAACTAAAATGACATGGATCGAAGCACAG AGATATTGTTCCAATTTCGGAGGTGTATTAGCACAGCCAGAAACTGCCGATATCAACAATTATCTGAAGTCATTAACTGACA AGACAACATGGTTGTGGATTGGGGCAAGTAATTTACCCGACAAGACCTGGGAATGGCACAACCCGATTAAGCCAATAAAGTTTTCCGACTGGCAAAGCACTCAACCTAGTCATCCGAATAGTGAACATTGTATGGTTTACTGGAAATCTAACGAAGGTTTCAAATGGGGCGACTTGCACTGTACTAGTAAAAGAGGCTTTCTATGCCAAAG GACAAAGTTATCAGAAAAGGACAGCAGCTGTAGTGAAAAGAAACCAGTAGGACAGAAATGCATGACAATCTGTCTTTAg